Proteins encoded in a region of the Neoarius graeffei isolate fNeoGra1 chromosome 3, fNeoGra1.pri, whole genome shotgun sequence genome:
- the LOC132883053 gene encoding cytosolic 5'-nucleotidase 1A-like, whose translation MSEVEQKPSVPGGDGEEQDNSQRNKKPRPPKPSSAITIAVSSRTLFNMVEERKLYEEEGLEQYVSYNQQHENQPLKPGAAFPFVKALMTVNTHLRELYPDSEELFDIVLMTNNHAQVGVRLINSINHYDLLIDRFCMTGGQSPVGYLKAYMTNLYLSKDPETVKEAIEEGIAAATLFTPDKKMELSESQLRVAFDGDAVLFSDESEIIMKQQGLNEFLEHEKANVNKPLAQGPLKCFLEALGKLQRKFYCKNERMHCPIRTFLVTARGAASSGARVINTLRSWGLEIDEALFLAGAPKGPLLEKIKPHIFFDDQMFHIEGARESGTIAAHVPYGIAQKYNNGKLIEQPEKQE comes from the exons ATGAGTGAAGTGGAGCAGAAGCCTTCAGTCCCCGGTGGAGATGGAGAGGAGCAGGACAACAGCCAGAGGAACAAAAAACCCAGacct cCGAAGCCGAGCTCCGCAATCACGATCGCCGTGTCGTCTCGGACTCTGTTCAACATGGTGGAGGAGAGGAAGCTCTATGAGGAGGAGGGACTGGAGCAGTACGTCAGCTACAACCAACAGCACGAGAACCAACCGCTCAAACCCGGAGCTGCCTTCCCCTTTGTCAAg GCATTGATGACTGTGAACACTCATCTGAGGGAGCTGTACCCCGACAGTGAGGAGCTGTTTGATATCGTATTAATGACCAATAACCACGCCCAGGTGGGGGTGCGGCTAATCAACTCCATCAATCACTACG atctGCTGATTGATAGGTTCTGCATGACGGGGGGTCAGAGCCCAGTCGGGTACCTGAAGGCGTACATGACGAACCTGTACCTGTCTAAAGACCCGGAGACGGTGAAGGAGGCCATTGAGGAGG GCATCGCGGCAGCCACCCTGTTCACTCCGGATAAGAAGATGGAGTTGAGCGAGTCTCAGCTCCGAGTGGCGTTCGATGGCGATGCTGTGCTTTTCTCAGATGAGTCTGAGATCATCATGAAACAGCAAGGGCTCAATGAGTTCCTTGAGCATGAGAAGGCAAACGTGAACAAACCCCTCGCTCAG GGTCCTCTCAAGTGTTTCCTGGAAGCGTTGGGGAAACTGCAGAGGAAGTTCTACTGTAAGAACGAGCGCATGCACTGCCCGATCCGTACGTTCCTCGTGACGGCGCGCGGTGCGGCGAGTTCCGGAGCTCGGGTGATAAATACGCTGCGCAGCTGGGGACTGGAGATCGATGAGGCACTCTTCCTCGCTGGAGCTCCCAAAGGTCCTCTCCTAGAGAAGATCAAACCCCACATTTTCTTCGATGATCAGATGTTCCACATCGAGGGAGCCAGGGAGTCCGGCACCATCGCTGCACACGTGCCTTACGGGATCGCACAGAAATATAACAATGGAAAACTGATCGAGCAGCCAGAAAAACAGGAATGA